TGTGAATGGCGGGAATGCCGATGGGGCGCGCGAGGATTCTAACCTAGAAGCTGGTGGTATGCCGAATCTACAAGAGACGAAAATTAAAGTGGAAACCTCTGAAATGGATGGGCAGGACGTGAACGGCGACATTAGGAACTCACCGAAAAAGGGTATGGAAATTAATGTTAGAAGAAAGCTACGTAAGTTCAAGGCAAATTCAAGTAGTACCATTGAAAGTGATTCAACATTAAATACAAAAGGGCGCAAACGGAAGCTATCGGAACCGGACGATCTTGTCTCAGAGGAGTCTATGGAATTCAATGGTTTTGATATACAAGGAGATAACGAAGTGGAGCCAGCAAGTCATGtcttgaagaaattaattggtATTGGTAATTATTGTTATAGTCTATTCAAGATGCAAGCCTACATCTTGCTAGCAAGTGTCATATCATGAGAGTGAAAGACTATGCCAATGACTTACTGCACAAATATTGTATGTCCACTTTTTGTAAAGTTTGGCTTCTTATATGCAGCAGATAGTTCTTGATTGTTGCTTTATGccgtataaaaattacatttatatctacttcataaatttgttaaaaataaaatttttgttcatgGTATTTTATGTACGCAGAGATAGTTTCAACAACCATAATTCACTTTTGTCATTTTATGTTTCTGAAAGGGATCAATGTACaatttacaaacaattttataatactattaataaagataaatatagtgcaaaaagtatttatttaattataaaataccattgaatttttaaaacggaTTTTCTTGTAATTGCTAAAAATGGACATTCAATATTTATGCAGTAAGCTATTGATGTTATGCTTAGAACaaatcattatttttgtaGCTGCATATTCTTTAAGAACTAAtcatttgaattaatttttaaataaatatatttcaaatcttaATCACACATACTTATGTTAATAATAccttattttacttttataaataaggcatgaaattttataaatataagctatgtatataataggatgctatatttttaacgtatttgcattaaataaaattatgatataaatatgtattaatttatgaagATATGTTGTTTCAGTTATGTAGATActttaaaatacaaagaatttataatgaaaaaattaggTAGCATTAACATGATTTATTGCAGCTGAAGCTGAAGTAGCAGAGGCACAATTGGCAAAACGATTTAGATATAGTATAAGGAAGAATTTTGATATGAAAAAGAATGATGAGGATTCGGATGATAACAGAATGCACGATAGTGAACATgtattagatataaataaagtaaagaaggaaaaggaatcTGATAAATCAGAAACAGAATCACTTGGAATGTCAAATACTGTTGAATCAGAAACAGAAGTACAAAAAACAGATGACACTTCCCTTAAGTCAACAAATTCATCATCTGCAGCCAGTAGTCCAGCAACATCGATAAAGTCTAAAGCTTATCGTTTATTACGTGGAGTTAGTCCAGGAAGTACTGGAAAGCAGAAAGTATCAAGTGATATATCAAATCCAGCATTCAAAGAGCCTTTTAAGTATGGCTGGAGACGAGAATTGGTATTCAGAGCAAGTAATGATTCTAGTCTTAAAAGAATGGCtgatatctattattatacaCCAAAGGGCAAAAAGGTTAGAAGTTTCAGAGAAGTTGCAGAATTTCGTAAGTATAGTTTCgtatactaataataatataatatgagtAATAGTTATAGTAACATGATATGTTTCTTTTCAGTTAATACGAAAGAGTTAACTATTgataattttactttcctcAAAGAACCAATCGGTCCTGATGATCCGGAAAAAGAGATTATTCGAGACGCAAAAAGAATGAGGGTAAATAACTTGCTTTATATGTACTTTAATATATGttaagtttattaaaattgtataaaatgttaacTGTAATTTGAAAACAGGGGTCTGGAATATCAGCTACTTCACCAAGAAAGAGTATAGGGTATAAGAGAGGTACACCTGGTAAAAGGGTTATAGAAGAACCTGCATCAGTGCCCGTTCCAGTGGCTACAAAAGCTGCTACGAAATCACCAAAAGCTGCATCAACAGGATTTAAGGTGAAAGTGTCTGCAAAGAAAACCCCACACATAAGTATGcattaatatcaatatgaaatttttatttgtattttgttaagTAATTACTACATTATTTTACTGAAATTGTTTTGTGCAATTAATGtctttatcaaataaaaaattcacatttCACTTCTAATTACCATATATAGGATAACTTTATTTAGCTTTgatatctgaaatatttttgcttaatatttatgttaaattttgaaacttctaAATTATATGTTCTAATTTTGTCTAGTAATTTATTCCAGTGAGAAAATTAAtcacttatatatataagtagaAGTTtctacatataatttttaagataaattattattttcacaaaaatttttgttcaaatatGCATAGCAGAAATAAAGTCACCTTCTCAAGAAAGGGAGATACTTCCACCTCAAAGAACAACTAGTACAAGAAGAAGTCAGCTACCTGTAGAAAAACCACCGCCTCCTAAACCAAAAAGGCAGTTAACGTGAGTACCtgctgttttaattattttattataatgttcAATTGTAATTAGTTTGCAATATTTGAGGGTATCCTAAATGcttaataattaaacgttataataatcatatttaatatgcTTTAAAAAGGCCCAATGAAAAGTTTACGGCATGTGCAcctttaaattttttcatgaaaatagtttcttagaattttattatatgttagatatataatgtacaatgtataaagatatattcaatattttatataaaattgcaccattgcaattttataataattattattgaataattaatgtattagttttattatcaaatttcatattttctaattattctaattatctAAAACTTTCCTTAATAATTGTAGTAAGTGTTCTTCTTCAATgaagaaatgttaaaagagAAAGCTTTACATTTTGCATTgtagattaaaaaatacattagagCACATATTGATGATTAAAGTGCATGCTGTATagcaaatatatgtaattacagagttcaaaattttattttgaaatagttCAAACTTTTCCTGCTATTTTTTTCATAACTGTATGTCTTCCTTTATCCTTTTGATCCTTAAATCCCTTACTTAAATTACTTGTTTTATTCCTAATCCCTTTCCCCAATCAACGCACATCTTACAGGCCCAAAGTTCAAGAACCATGCAGTATAAGATGCTCAACCAGTATGGGGTTGATACCGAGCTTACAATGTCGTGTCTGTCTCTGTTTATATCATCCTGAGTGTGTTGGTGGTACAGAGTTTGCAGGAAGTGACAATTATGTTTGCAAGgtaagttttttttttgtaacaaaagatatatttttgtaaattttttttaacttattaagcaattttcatattaatattttgtaataatattcttttatagtATCATATATAAACAGTATAATTTGTTTCCCAATTTTGAgattccttttttaaatatcatacatattttgatatattatttaaaaaatttatttttaatcctctatctattttttattaaatatattttaataaattaaataaaaattttgaaatacacgTTGGCTGACAATAAcgatatgttaaataaatggCATTAATTTTGTTGTAGAACTGTCAACAGGATACCAATGAATCTCATCAATCTCAAACGAATCCATCTTTGACACCTCCACCACTGATACCAATTAGTATGCTAGGTgcacaaaatacaaaatcaaaACATCAAGTAAATCTAAGCCCTCCAAAGCTTCAACGAATACCCAAATCTGATAATGCAGATTCACAATCGCGGAATGCtactaaaattttaaaaacatccTCTGCAACATCACATTCTCCTTTAAATTCAGATAATAAAGAAAGCAGTTGGTTTGCTCAaacagaaaatgaatttttacaaagtCATGACGGAATTTTACCAAAACCGGCCCAGAATATTGCTCTAATGGGGGGCAAGAGATATATTGTTGTACCAAAAAATAATGCTATGGCTGTTCAGCCAGCTATAACTGTGAAGCCTGATAAAATAGGTGATAAACCTCCTATACTTCAGGATGGTACACTTACGGATATATCAAACGCTGTTGATAATTCTATATCCGCAAAATCACATACGTCTTTAACAACAAAATTTGTGGAAAAAGATGCTTTTGATAAATCAATTGATAAAGACATGTCAAAAGATGCATTGCATACAGGACTTCCACCAAGTTCCATAATGGAGAAACCCAATGAAACGTGCAATAGTAATGATAGAACTGATATATTGACTACAACTAAATCACAAAATGACTTATCTAGTGCAACCGATCTTGCAATAGAAAGTAAGAAATCAGAAAATTGTAACACAGTTGAAAAGAAGAGTATAGTAAAGAATTCAAATACAACTAACACAAATAATGACTTATTTAAAGTAGAT
This sequence is a window from Bombus pyrosoma isolate SC7728 linkage group LG10, ASM1482585v1, whole genome shotgun sequence. Protein-coding genes within it:
- the LOC122572195 gene encoding uncharacterized protein LOC122572195 isoform X1: MDGINVNGGNADGAREDSNLEAGGMPNLQETKIKVETSEMDGQDVNGDIRNSPKKGMEINVRRKLRKFKANSSSTIESDSTLNTKGRKRKLSEPDDLVSEESMEFNGFDIQGDNEVEPASHVLKKLIAEAEVAEAQLAKRFRYSIRKNFDMKKNDEDSDDNRMHDSEHVLDINKVKKEKESDKSETESLGMSNTVESETEVQKTDDTSLKSTNSSSAASSPATSIKSKAYRLLRGVSPGSTGKQKVSSDISNPAFKEPFKYGWRRELVFRASNDSSLKRMADIYYYTPKGKKVRSFREVAEFLNTKELTIDNFTFLKEPIGPDDPEKEIIRDAKRMRGSGISATSPRKSIGYKRGTPGKRVIEEPASVPVPVATKAATKSPKAASTGFKVKVSAKKTPHITEIKSPSQEREILPPQRTTSTRRSQLPVEKPPPPKPKRQLTPKVQEPCSIRCSTSMGLIPSLQCRVCLCLYHPECVGGTEFAGSDNYVCKNCQQDTNESHQSQTNPSLTPPPLIPISMLGAQNTKSKHQVNLSPPKLQRIPKSDNADSQSRNATKILKTSSATSHSPLNSDNKESSWFAQTENEFLQSHDGILPKPAQNIALMGGKRYIVVPKNNAMAVQPAITVKPDKIGDKPPILQDGTLTDISNAVDNSISAKSHTSLTTKFVEKDAFDKSIDKDMSKDALHTGLPPSSIMEKPNETCNSNDRTDILTTTKSQNDLSSATDLAIESKKSENCNTVEKKSIVKNSNTTNTNNDLFKVDTQHSVTSSLGTVKISSKRKQNRQDKEQQQHFMDSVCAGYHALLRIFQYLKVQELLRAARVCKMWRDLAAHPSLWKTVRMKNSQVTDWDGLADTLQRHGTQHLDLRKMLVAGESDSIWEKFLVVIPRVTSLVKLELCKCPVMVVEEVIRSCPQLEVLSAMSIKCDSLKLESVGNLKRCQELRLKAISGMSLKEDLTPLQELTQLTQLSLTSVKELGKKGINIIQALVNLETLELGECSDFPDKFGTTVLIKLQKLERLRLEKGQGSCCTFDILEGVSKLQNLSQMELVNFDVKNGFDKCLANCKNIKRLLIIPTYISQSATSNNMVLGGVTELSNNLTHFVWGVTLELLRVTELFIDQCNLIISKQITGDAIPVLKPVPCLKLIEDVDDENDNQKGTCDVKQEPNETNPQVDILPLPQLQKLLLTALPKTRVKILKIPFHATWRQSISDTATQ
- the LOC122572195 gene encoding uncharacterized protein LOC122572195 isoform X3, with protein sequence MDGINVNGGNADGAREDSNLEAGGMPNLQETKIKVETSEMDGQDVNGDIRNSPKKGRKRKLSEPDDLVSEESMEFNGFDIQGDNEVEPASHVLKKLIGIAEAEVAEAQLAKRFRYSIRKNFDMKKNDEDSDDNRMHDSEHVLDINKVKKEKESDKSETESLGMSNTVESETEVQKTDDTSLKSTNSSSAASSPATSIKSKAYRLLRGVSPGSTGKQKVSSDISNPAFKEPFKYGWRRELVFRASNDSSLKRMADIYYYTPKGKKVRSFREVAEFLNTKELTIDNFTFLKEPIGPDDPEKEIIRDAKRMRGSGISATSPRKSIGYKRGTPGKRVIEEPASVPVPVATKAATKSPKAASTGFKVKVSAKKTPHITEIKSPSQEREILPPQRTTSTRRSQLPVEKPPPPKPKRQLTPKVQEPCSIRCSTSMGLIPSLQCRVCLCLYHPECVGGTEFAGSDNYVCKNCQQDTNESHQSQTNPSLTPPPLIPISMLGAQNTKSKHQVNLSPPKLQRIPKSDNADSQSRNATKILKTSSATSHSPLNSDNKESSWFAQTENEFLQSHDGILPKPAQNIALMGGKRYIVVPKNNAMAVQPAITVKPDKIGDKPPILQDGTLTDISNAVDNSISAKSHTSLTTKFVEKDAFDKSIDKDMSKDALHTGLPPSSIMEKPNETCNSNDRTDILTTTKSQNDLSSATDLAIESKKSENCNTVEKKSIVKNSNTTNTNNDLFKVDTQHSVTSSLGTVKISSKRKQNRQDKEQQQHFMDSVCAGYHALLRIFQYLKVQELLRAARVCKMWRDLAAHPSLWKTVRMKNSQVTDWDGLADTLQRHGTQHLDLRKMLVAGESDSIWEKFLVVIPRVTSLVKLELCKCPVMVVEEVIRSCPQLEVLSAMSIKCDSLKLESVGNLKRCQELRLKAISGMSLKEDLTPLQELTQLTQLSLTSVKELGKKGINIIQALVNLETLELGECSDFPDKFGTTVLIKLQKLERLRLEKGQGSCCTFDILEGVSKLQNLSQMELVNFDVKNGFDKCLANCKNIKRLLIIPTYISQSATSNNMVLGGVTELSNNLTHFVWGVTLELLRVTELFIDQCNLIISKQITGDAIPVLKPVPCLKLIEDVDDENDNQKGTCDVKQEPNETNPQVDILPLPQLQKLLLTALPKTRVKILKIPFHATWRQSISDTATQ
- the LOC122572195 gene encoding uncharacterized protein LOC122572195 isoform X2 codes for the protein MDGINVNGGNADGAREDSNLEAGGMPNLQETKIKVETSEMDGQDVNGDIRNSPKKGMEINVRRKLRKFKANSSSTIESDSTLNTKGRKRKLSEPDDLVSEESMEFNGFDIQGDNEVEPASHVLKKLIAEAEVAEAQLAKRFRYSIRKNFDMKKNDEDSDDNRMHDSEHVLDINKVKKEKESDKSETESLGMSNTVESETEVQKTDDTSLKSTNSSSAASSPATSIKSKAYRLLRGVSPGSTGKQKVSSDISNPAFKEPFKYGWRRELVFRASNDSSLKRMADIYYYTPKGKKVRSFREVAEFLNTKELTIDNFTFLKEPIGPDDPEKEIIRDAKRMRGSGISATSPRKSIGYKRGTPGKRVIEEPASVPVPVATKAATKSPKAASTGFKVKVSAKKTPHIKIKSPSQEREILPPQRTTSTRRSQLPVEKPPPPKPKRQLTPKVQEPCSIRCSTSMGLIPSLQCRVCLCLYHPECVGGTEFAGSDNYVCKNCQQDTNESHQSQTNPSLTPPPLIPISMLGAQNTKSKHQVNLSPPKLQRIPKSDNADSQSRNATKILKTSSATSHSPLNSDNKESSWFAQTENEFLQSHDGILPKPAQNIALMGGKRYIVVPKNNAMAVQPAITVKPDKIGDKPPILQDGTLTDISNAVDNSISAKSHTSLTTKFVEKDAFDKSIDKDMSKDALHTGLPPSSIMEKPNETCNSNDRTDILTTTKSQNDLSSATDLAIESKKSENCNTVEKKSIVKNSNTTNTNNDLFKVDTQHSVTSSLGTVKISSKRKQNRQDKEQQQHFMDSVCAGYHALLRIFQYLKVQELLRAARVCKMWRDLAAHPSLWKTVRMKNSQVTDWDGLADTLQRHGTQHLDLRKMLVAGESDSIWEKFLVVIPRVTSLVKLELCKCPVMVVEEVIRSCPQLEVLSAMSIKCDSLKLESVGNLKRCQELRLKAISGMSLKEDLTPLQELTQLTQLSLTSVKELGKKGINIIQALVNLETLELGECSDFPDKFGTTVLIKLQKLERLRLEKGQGSCCTFDILEGVSKLQNLSQMELVNFDVKNGFDKCLANCKNIKRLLIIPTYISQSATSNNMVLGGVTELSNNLTHFVWGVTLELLRVTELFIDQCNLIISKQITGDAIPVLKPVPCLKLIEDVDDENDNQKGTCDVKQEPNETNPQVDILPLPQLQKLLLTALPKTRVKILKIPFHATWRQSISDTATQ
- the LOC122572195 gene encoding uncharacterized protein LOC122572195 isoform X4 is translated as MDGINVNGGNADGAREDSNLEAGGMPNLQETKIKVETSEMDGQDVNGDIRNSPKKGRKRKLSEPDDLVSEESMEFNGFDIQGDNEVEPASHVLKKLIAEAEVAEAQLAKRFRYSIRKNFDMKKNDEDSDDNRMHDSEHVLDINKVKKEKESDKSETESLGMSNTVESETEVQKTDDTSLKSTNSSSAASSPATSIKSKAYRLLRGVSPGSTGKQKVSSDISNPAFKEPFKYGWRRELVFRASNDSSLKRMADIYYYTPKGKKVRSFREVAEFLNTKELTIDNFTFLKEPIGPDDPEKEIIRDAKRMRGSGISATSPRKSIGYKRGTPGKRVIEEPASVPVPVATKAATKSPKAASTGFKVKVSAKKTPHITEIKSPSQEREILPPQRTTSTRRSQLPVEKPPPPKPKRQLTPKVQEPCSIRCSTSMGLIPSLQCRVCLCLYHPECVGGTEFAGSDNYVCKNCQQDTNESHQSQTNPSLTPPPLIPISMLGAQNTKSKHQVNLSPPKLQRIPKSDNADSQSRNATKILKTSSATSHSPLNSDNKESSWFAQTENEFLQSHDGILPKPAQNIALMGGKRYIVVPKNNAMAVQPAITVKPDKIGDKPPILQDGTLTDISNAVDNSISAKSHTSLTTKFVEKDAFDKSIDKDMSKDALHTGLPPSSIMEKPNETCNSNDRTDILTTTKSQNDLSSATDLAIESKKSENCNTVEKKSIVKNSNTTNTNNDLFKVDTQHSVTSSLGTVKISSKRKQNRQDKEQQQHFMDSVCAGYHALLRIFQYLKVQELLRAARVCKMWRDLAAHPSLWKTVRMKNSQVTDWDGLADTLQRHGTQHLDLRKMLVAGESDSIWEKFLVVIPRVTSLVKLELCKCPVMVVEEVIRSCPQLEVLSAMSIKCDSLKLESVGNLKRCQELRLKAISGMSLKEDLTPLQELTQLTQLSLTSVKELGKKGINIIQALVNLETLELGECSDFPDKFGTTVLIKLQKLERLRLEKGQGSCCTFDILEGVSKLQNLSQMELVNFDVKNGFDKCLANCKNIKRLLIIPTYISQSATSNNMVLGGVTELSNNLTHFVWGVTLELLRVTELFIDQCNLIISKQITGDAIPVLKPVPCLKLIEDVDDENDNQKGTCDVKQEPNETNPQVDILPLPQLQKLLLTALPKTRVKILKIPFHATWRQSISDTATQ